The Crocosphaera subtropica ATCC 51142 genome includes a window with the following:
- a CDS encoding ABC1 kinase family protein: MPQSTLSPDTVNADKITITVEPRHIPKGHMEDLGPMSDTSPESWQYHPDIINEYYRQRLPQVIGRLINVFFLFSRFAIGLWWDKIRGKNPKQERKRAIHLREMLTELGPTYIKVGQALSTRPDLVPPVYLDELTTLQDKLPSFPNEVAFRFIEEELGATPEAIYAELSEKPIAAASLGQVYKGRLKTGEKVAVKVQRPDLIRRITLDIYILRNLSIWAQNTFSFIRSDLVAITDELAGRIFEEINYLQEGRNAEEFAELYGHLPEIYVPKIYWEYTARRVLTMEWVEGIKLTNIQAIQAAGIEATHLVEVGVNCSLRQLLEHGFFHADPHPGNLLAMKDGRLAYLDFGMMSRIKPYQRYGLIEAVVHLVNRDFDALAYDYIKLDFLKPETDLTPIIPALNEVFGNALGSSVAELNFKSITDQMSEMMYEFPFKVPAYYALILRSMVTLEGIAIGIDPNFKVLSKAYPYVAKRLLTDSSPELRASLKDLLFKEGSFRWNRLENLMRNAKDSQDYDIDKVVDQAADFLFSSRGEFIRERLVKEIINALDIYSRRTWFNMSSIVREQVGLAVQETPPDLQGQSESVEHIQNILRILQNTPGFDPMRLVPLVMKLLGKPETQQMGQKIAEGLMQKMVARLIRNLLLEIDQPKETLKPQKTLPAA; this comes from the coding sequence ATGCCTCAATCAACCCTCTCCCCAGACACTGTTAATGCTGATAAAATTACGATTACGGTAGAACCTCGTCACATTCCCAAAGGACATATGGAAGACTTAGGTCCGATGAGTGATACATCTCCTGAGAGTTGGCAATATCATCCCGATATTATCAATGAGTATTATCGTCAACGTCTTCCTCAAGTTATTGGTCGTTTAATCAATGTTTTTTTCTTGTTTTCCCGTTTTGCCATCGGGTTATGGTGGGATAAAATTAGGGGTAAAAATCCTAAACAAGAAAGAAAACGAGCGATTCATCTACGGGAAATGTTAACAGAATTAGGACCGACTTATATTAAAGTCGGACAGGCTTTATCGACTCGGCCTGATTTAGTTCCGCCGGTTTATTTAGATGAATTAACCACATTACAAGATAAACTACCCTCTTTTCCTAATGAAGTTGCGTTTCGTTTTATTGAAGAAGAATTAGGGGCAACTCCCGAAGCTATTTACGCTGAATTATCAGAAAAACCCATTGCTGCTGCTTCTTTGGGTCAGGTGTATAAAGGGAGATTAAAAACAGGAGAAAAAGTCGCCGTTAAAGTTCAGCGTCCTGACTTAATTAGACGCATCACTTTAGATATTTATATCTTACGGAATCTTTCTATTTGGGCGCAAAATACATTTTCTTTTATTCGTTCAGATTTAGTGGCCATTACCGATGAATTAGCGGGACGAATTTTTGAGGAAATTAATTATCTTCAAGAAGGTCGTAATGCTGAAGAATTTGCTGAACTTTATGGTCATTTACCTGAAATTTATGTTCCTAAAATTTACTGGGAATACACCGCTAGACGAGTCTTAACGATGGAGTGGGTTGAAGGGATAAAACTGACAAATATTCAAGCGATTCAAGCAGCAGGAATTGAAGCCACTCACTTAGTAGAAGTGGGGGTTAATTGTTCGTTACGGCAGTTATTAGAACATGGATTTTTCCATGCTGATCCCCATCCAGGTAACTTATTAGCCATGAAAGATGGACGATTAGCTTATCTGGATTTTGGCATGATGAGCCGGATTAAACCTTATCAAAGATACGGCTTAATCGAAGCAGTTGTTCATTTAGTGAATCGAGATTTTGATGCGTTAGCTTACGATTATATCAAGTTAGACTTCTTGAAACCTGAGACGGATCTAACCCCCATCATTCCTGCTCTAAACGAAGTATTTGGTAATGCGTTAGGTTCAAGTGTTGCTGAACTCAACTTCAAAAGTATTACGGATCAAATGTCGGAAATGATGTATGAATTTCCGTTTAAAGTTCCGGCCTATTATGCTTTAATTTTGCGCTCAATGGTAACGTTAGAAGGGATTGCTATTGGTATTGATCCTAACTTTAAAGTCTTAAGTAAAGCCTATCCTTATGTAGCTAAACGATTATTAACAGATTCCTCTCCAGAGTTACGAGCCTCTTTGAAAGACTTATTATTTAAAGAAGGAAGTTTTCGCTGGAATCGGCTAGAAAATTTGATGAGAAATGCTAAAGATTCCCAAGATTATGACATTGATAAAGTCGTGGATCAAGCTGCTGATTTTCTCTTCTCCTCACGGGGTGAATTTATTAGAGAAAGATTAGTCAAAGAAATTATTAATGCGTTAGATATCTATAGCCGTCGAACCTGGTTTAATATGTCTAGTATAGTTCGTGAACAAGTTGGCTTAGCGGTTCAAGAAACCCCCCCAGATTTACAAGGGCAAAGCGAAAGTGTAGAGCATATCCAAAATATCTTAAGAATTCTACAAAATACCCCCGGTTTTGATCCCATGCGTCTGGTTCCTTTGGTCATGAAACTGTTAGGAAAACCCGAAACGCAACAAATGGGTCAGAAAATTGCTGAAGGATTAATGCAAAAAATGGTCGCTCGTTTAATTCGTAACTTACTACTAGAAATTGATCAACCCAAAGAAACCCTTAAACCTCAAAAAACCTTACCCGCAGCTTAA